From a single Vibrio toranzoniae genomic region:
- a CDS encoding DUF1007 family protein produces the protein MKTYIQGRDGMITGFKMEWTFDPMTSAYMLDGEGMSPNYAQKTLRKLAASVLDNMLYEHYFTYFYDGDTPVKYSVAHSEKLTRNRAKLMLSFELPLSKPQPVTSDSLRLLIFDRSYYVDMAWTSVSDIQLSDELSRQCRLSLAQPNPTPEQVSYAMSLPADADPDYALGQLFTQTVNLHCTSAP, from the coding sequence ATGAAAACATACATCCAAGGCCGCGATGGGATGATTACGGGTTTTAAGATGGAGTGGACTTTTGACCCGATGACATCCGCCTACATGCTTGATGGTGAAGGTATGTCGCCTAATTATGCGCAGAAGACACTGCGCAAGTTAGCCGCCTCGGTACTGGATAATATGTTGTATGAGCATTACTTCACTTATTTTTATGATGGGGATACACCTGTCAAATATAGTGTCGCGCACAGCGAAAAGCTGACGCGTAATCGAGCAAAGTTAATGCTGAGCTTTGAGTTACCACTTTCCAAGCCTCAACCCGTTACAAGCGATTCATTACGCTTACTAATTTTTGACCGGAGTTACTACGTTGATATGGCTTGGACATCTGTCAGCGATATTCAATTGTCTGACGAGCTTTCGCGGCAATGCCGATTGAGTCTGGCACAGCCCAATCCAACGCCAGAGCAAGTGAGCTACGCGATGTCTCTCCCAGCAGATGCAGATCCTGATTATGCGTTGGGTCAACTCTTTACTCAAACAGTGAACCTCCACTGCACAAGTGCCCCCTAA
- a CDS encoding CobW family GTP-binding protein, with the protein MNFNKPLISRVPTNIITGFLGVGKTSAIMHLLAHKPSHERWAVLVNEFGEVGIDGSLLQGQKKKQDQVFIREVPGGCMCCAAGLPMQIVLNQLLSEARPDRLLIEPTGLGHPKEVLQVLSTEYYRQILALQKNITLVDARKLSDPKYTEHETFNQQIAIADTVVGNKRDLYQDGDELKLTTYIAKLGPRETKVIFAEHGAIPFHEFEGATYIDVQKKPSVLYREREKKSLVPELPMPDSGILKATNEGEGFYSIGWRISAEKVFDHQKLRLLLLDLKVERMKAVFITGSGIFGYNLTSDGLTEFELDECSESRLELISSGLDDQFEDRLFRCLEKAS; encoded by the coding sequence ATGAACTTTAATAAGCCTCTGATTTCGCGAGTGCCTACTAACATCATCACTGGCTTTCTCGGGGTGGGGAAAACATCGGCAATAATGCACTTATTGGCCCATAAACCAAGTCATGAACGTTGGGCTGTATTGGTCAATGAATTTGGCGAAGTTGGTATTGATGGCAGCTTGTTACAAGGCCAAAAAAAAAAACAAGACCAAGTGTTTATCCGAGAGGTCCCCGGAGGGTGTATGTGCTGTGCAGCAGGTCTTCCGATGCAAATCGTCTTAAATCAATTATTGTCTGAAGCAAGGCCAGATCGATTGTTGATTGAGCCTACAGGCCTTGGGCATCCTAAAGAAGTCCTGCAAGTGCTATCGACCGAGTACTATCGTCAAATTCTCGCTTTGCAAAAAAACATTACTTTAGTCGATGCACGTAAACTATCGGATCCTAAGTACACTGAGCATGAAACGTTTAACCAGCAAATCGCTATCGCAGATACAGTGGTAGGAAATAAGCGCGATCTCTATCAAGATGGAGATGAGCTAAAGCTGACGACTTATATAGCTAAGCTCGGTCCGCGGGAAACAAAAGTGATTTTTGCTGAACATGGCGCTATCCCTTTTCATGAATTTGAGGGAGCGACTTATATTGACGTGCAAAAAAAGCCCTCTGTTCTTTATCGTGAACGAGAGAAAAAGTCACTTGTTCCTGAGTTGCCTATGCCCGATAGCGGTATTCTAAAAGCAACCAATGAGGGGGAAGGTTTCTACAGTATTGGTTGGCGTATCTCCGCTGAGAAAGTGTTCGATCATCAAAAGCTGAGACTGTTGCTGCTCGACCTCAAGGTCGAACGAATGAAAGCGGTTTTTATCACGGGAAGCGGTATTTTTGGTTACAACCTAACATCAGATGGACTCACAGAGTTTGAGTTAGACGAGTGTTCAGAAAGCCGCCTTGAACTGATCTCTTCCGGTCTAGATGATCAATTTGAAGATAGATTATTTCGATGTTTGGAGAAGGCATCATGA
- a CDS encoding carbonate dehydratase, giving the protein MLRRNPTGHMPQVSSTAFIDPTAIICGKVIIEDNVFIGPYAVIRADEVNNHGDMEAIVIKCDTNIQDGVVIHSKAGAAVTIGERSSIAHRSIIHGPCQVCDDVFIGFNSVVFNSVIGERCVIRHNCVVDGLDLPACFHVPPMTNIGVGFDLDSISKVPPEYSAFSESVVSANHELVQGYRRIANEL; this is encoded by the coding sequence ATGTTAAGAAGAAACCCAACAGGCCATATGCCGCAGGTGTCCTCAACAGCCTTTATTGATCCAACCGCTATTATCTGTGGCAAAGTCATTATTGAGGATAACGTTTTTATTGGGCCGTATGCAGTTATCCGAGCTGACGAAGTTAATAACCATGGAGACATGGAAGCTATCGTGATCAAATGTGATACCAATATCCAAGATGGTGTCGTGATTCATTCTAAGGCAGGGGCTGCGGTGACAATTGGTGAGCGCTCATCCATCGCTCATCGTTCGATTATTCATGGTCCTTGCCAGGTTTGTGATGATGTTTTCATTGGCTTCAACTCCGTTGTGTTCAATAGCGTCATCGGTGAGAGGTGCGTTATTCGTCATAACTGTGTCGTTGATGGCCTCGATTTACCCGCTTGTTTCCATGTGCCGCCGATGACCAACATTGGTGTCGGTTTTGATTTAGATAGTATCTCTAAAGTGCCACCAGAATATTCAGCTTTTTCCGAATCCGTCGTTTCTGCCAACCATGAACTAGTCCAAGGCTATCGGAGAATTGCCAATGAACTTTAA
- a CDS encoding dihydroorotase, whose translation MSATLIKNARLVNEGAITETDLRIVGQTIDKIAPGICKQHGDIVIDAKGAYLLPGMIDDQVHFREPGLTHKGTIASESRAALAGGITSYMEMPNVSPATTTIEALERKFALAKDSSFANYSFYLGATEDNLEQIKQLNPEQHCGVKVFMGASTGNLLVEDPQALESIFRDSPVLIVTHCESGAVIKQNHQKQRLNKSEFTIEEHPILRDEEACYASSSYAVELAKKYHNQLHVLHITTAKELALFDAGDIRDKSITAEACVHHLWFSSNDYAQLGNLIKCNPSIKSPNDRDALLAALNTGQIDIIATDHAPHTWQEKQVPYEQAPAGLPLVQHALLTLFDHVRLGHMSLTQVVEKTAHNPAIRYGIQGRGFIREGYYADLVLVDAHTPTLVSHENSLYHCGWSPFSGHEFSAQIQKTWVNGALVYANNKVIDKPAAAMRLSFSR comes from the coding sequence ATGTCAGCAACATTGATTAAAAACGCTCGATTGGTTAACGAAGGTGCTATTACTGAGACAGACCTACGCATTGTCGGCCAAACAATTGACAAAATCGCTCCTGGAATCTGTAAACAACACGGAGATATTGTAATTGATGCGAAAGGGGCTTATTTACTGCCAGGCATGATTGACGATCAAGTGCATTTCCGAGAGCCTGGGCTGACACATAAAGGCACAATTGCAAGCGAATCTCGCGCAGCGTTAGCAGGTGGTATCACAAGCTATATGGAAATGCCCAATGTTAGTCCTGCCACCACGACTATTGAAGCGTTAGAACGCAAGTTTGCTCTCGCTAAAGACAGCTCGTTTGCGAATTATTCTTTCTACCTTGGTGCGACCGAAGACAATCTAGAACAAATTAAACAACTTAACCCTGAACAGCATTGTGGTGTGAAAGTGTTTATGGGGGCATCGACGGGAAATTTGCTGGTCGAAGACCCGCAAGCGTTAGAGTCCATTTTTCGTGACTCTCCAGTACTCATTGTGACTCACTGCGAAAGTGGGGCTGTTATTAAACAAAATCATCAAAAGCAACGACTTAATAAGTCAGAGTTCACCATCGAAGAGCATCCCATTTTGCGTGACGAAGAGGCGTGTTACGCCTCATCTTCTTATGCGGTAGAACTTGCCAAAAAATACCACAATCAACTGCATGTGCTGCACATCACAACGGCGAAGGAGCTGGCGCTGTTTGACGCGGGTGATATTCGAGACAAATCAATCACCGCGGAGGCTTGTGTCCATCATCTCTGGTTCAGTAGCAATGATTATGCGCAGCTCGGTAACCTGATCAAATGCAATCCCTCAATCAAATCCCCTAATGACCGTGACGCGCTATTGGCAGCATTAAATACAGGTCAAATAGATATCATTGCAACAGATCACGCGCCTCATACTTGGCAAGAAAAACAAGTGCCTTACGAGCAGGCGCCAGCGGGGTTGCCGTTAGTTCAGCATGCGTTACTTACACTCTTCGATCATGTCCGTTTGGGCCATATGAGTTTGACTCAAGTAGTCGAAAAAACAGCGCACAATCCAGCCATTCGCTATGGCATTCAAGGCAGAGGCTTTATTCGCGAAGGTTACTACGCTGATTTGGTGTTAGTTGATGCTCATACCCCAACACTAGTTAGCCACGAAAACAGTTTATATCACTGTGGCTGGTCGCCTTTTTCTGGACATGAATTTTCAGCTCAAATTCAAAAGACTTGGGTCAATGGCGCGCTAGTTTATGCCAATAACAAAGTCATCGATAAACCAGCCGCAGCGATGCGTTTATCCTTCAGTCGTTAA
- a CDS encoding Fur family transcriptional regulator, with amino-acid sequence MRKQTTVASIMAQAEKICLTRGKQLTTKRKLILTALLDAKKPLSAYELVDYCNDNFAQNIQAMSVYRILDFLEAEHFVHKLNTSSKYVVCSQIECDYDHGVPQFLICSQCGKVSEIAVEANVVSSVCANARQEGFTVLSPQFEISCVCDDCAKSLP; translated from the coding sequence ATGAGAAAGCAAACAACAGTAGCTAGCATTATGGCTCAGGCAGAAAAAATCTGCCTAACTCGAGGCAAACAGCTCACTACAAAACGTAAATTGATACTTACTGCGCTGCTAGACGCGAAGAAGCCGCTTTCTGCCTACGAACTGGTTGATTACTGTAATGATAACTTTGCCCAAAACATCCAAGCAATGTCGGTTTATAGAATATTGGACTTTTTAGAAGCAGAGCACTTTGTCCATAAGCTCAATACATCTAGTAAATACGTCGTTTGTTCTCAAATCGAGTGCGACTATGATCATGGAGTTCCTCAGTTTTTGATTTGCTCTCAGTGTGGAAAGGTCAGTGAAATAGCGGTTGAAGCAAATGTTGTGTCCAGCGTGTGTGCGAACGCAAGGCAAGAAGGCTTCACCGTTCTAAGCCCACAATTTGAGATTTCCTGTGTTTGTGACGACTGCGCAAAGTCCCTCCCATGA
- a CDS encoding DUF1826 domain-containing protein, with translation MSIEIVEDPATVQRASSIAISTSAHILSDIYRPEHNIAIWQRTLSKELTKDIDLMLSQEPRLALVQSVTPDDAAQWVRCKLEGYACADALSEDVALIVDMFCCLFDVKEAGLRLTRLDSPMCPKFHFDRVPCRLVTTYTGRATEWLTNDVIDRTKLGSGSLGQPDHLSGLYSSEKFIQRVQSGDVALLKGSGWEGNEATGLVHRSPSVGEHKRRLLLTLDFI, from the coding sequence ATGAGCATTGAGATCGTAGAGGACCCGGCCACTGTCCAAAGAGCATCATCGATAGCGATATCAACATCAGCGCACATACTTAGCGACATCTACAGACCAGAACACAATATTGCCATATGGCAGCGAACGCTCTCGAAAGAGCTGACGAAGGACATTGATCTGATGCTGTCTCAGGAGCCTCGTTTGGCACTGGTACAAAGTGTCACGCCAGATGATGCTGCACAATGGGTACGATGCAAGTTAGAGGGCTATGCGTGTGCTGATGCGCTGAGTGAAGATGTTGCTTTAATCGTCGATATGTTCTGCTGTTTGTTTGATGTTAAAGAAGCAGGTTTGAGGCTAACTCGCCTAGACAGCCCGATGTGCCCGAAATTTCACTTTGATCGCGTGCCTTGCAGACTGGTCACCACTTATACCGGCCGAGCGACGGAGTGGCTGACTAACGACGTGATTGATCGTACCAAGCTGGGCTCAGGTAGCCTTGGGCAGCCCGATCACCTGTCGGGGTTATACAGCTCGGAAAAGTTTATACAACGAGTGCAATCAGGCGACGTGGCCTTACTCAAAGGCAGTGGTTGGGAAGGCAATGAAGCCACTGGGCTTGTGCATCGCTCTCCATCTGTTGGTGAGCATAAACGTCGCTTACTACTCACATTGGACTTCATCTAA
- the zigA gene encoding zinc metallochaperone GTPase ZigA: MSQKKITVTVLSGFLGAGKTTVLSHILNNREGKRVAVIVNDMSEINIDSATVKNEVSLNHKEEKLVEMSNGCICCTLREDLLIEVTKLAQEGRFDNLVIESTGISEPLPVAETFTFADENGVSLSDVATLDTMVTVVDSVNFLRDYEAAQSLQETGEHLGEEDHRSVSDLLIDQVEFADVIVISKTDLAQTEEVERLKAILRTLNTHARIIAIQNGQVDISDVLDTGLFNFERAQQAPGWLKELRGEHVPETEEYGISSFSYQARRPFHPEKFYQFLHSTTQFGKLIRSKGYFWLASRPEFAGQLNQAGGIAHYGFAGMFWKAIPKEQWPTDPEYLKAIEDNWVEPFGDMRQELVFIGQGLDKAAMIEALDQCQLTEEELLAGKILWQTLPDPFSAWEEEV, translated from the coding sequence ATGAGTCAGAAAAAAATAACTGTGACTGTACTTTCCGGCTTTCTTGGGGCAGGAAAAACGACCGTGCTGAGTCATATTCTGAATAATCGCGAAGGCAAGCGAGTCGCGGTGATTGTCAACGATATGAGTGAAATCAATATTGATTCCGCGACGGTGAAAAACGAAGTATCGCTCAATCACAAAGAAGAAAAATTGGTGGAAATGAGTAATGGCTGTATTTGCTGCACGCTGCGAGAAGATTTGTTGATAGAAGTGACCAAACTGGCCCAAGAAGGCCGCTTCGATAATCTCGTGATCGAATCTACAGGTATTTCTGAGCCACTCCCCGTGGCAGAAACCTTTACTTTTGCTGACGAAAATGGCGTATCACTGTCTGATGTCGCCACATTAGATACCATGGTGACAGTTGTAGACTCAGTGAACTTTTTGCGTGACTACGAAGCCGCGCAATCTCTTCAAGAGACTGGCGAGCATTTAGGTGAAGAAGACCATCGCAGTGTTTCTGACTTATTGATAGACCAAGTTGAGTTTGCGGATGTCATTGTGATCAGTAAAACCGATCTCGCTCAAACGGAAGAGGTCGAGCGTTTGAAAGCTATTTTGAGAACGCTGAATACACATGCTCGAATTATTGCAATACAAAATGGGCAGGTGGATATCTCTGATGTATTGGATACGGGCTTATTTAATTTCGAACGCGCACAACAAGCCCCAGGTTGGCTAAAAGAACTGCGAGGTGAACACGTTCCGGAGACCGAAGAGTATGGCATCAGCAGTTTTAGCTATCAGGCACGACGTCCATTTCACCCTGAAAAATTTTATCAGTTTCTACACAGCACGACTCAATTTGGAAAACTGATCCGCTCAAAAGGATATTTCTGGTTGGCTTCTCGCCCTGAGTTTGCCGGGCAGTTGAATCAAGCGGGCGGTATTGCTCATTACGGTTTTGCCGGAATGTTTTGGAAAGCGATCCCGAAAGAACAATGGCCGACTGACCCTGAATACCTCAAAGCCATAGAAGATAATTGGGTCGAACCATTTGGTGATATGCGACAAGAACTTGTATTTATTGGTCAAGGCCTAGACAAAGCAGCCATGATTGAAGCACTTGATCAATGTCAGCTGACAGAGGAAGAACTGCTTGCAGGTAAAATATTGTGGCAAACCTTACCGGATCCTTTTAGTGCTTGGGAGGAAGAGGTATGA
- a CDS encoding metal ABC transporter permease, producing MLDDFLWRAGLAGVGVTLAAAPLGCFIVWRRMAYFGDATAHASMLGVALSLSFSLPIFPGVLFIALLMAITVTSFTGRGFAMDTLLGVMAHSALAFGLVAVSFLSGIRMDLMAYLFGDILAVSKADLLIIWTGTVLVIGLIRLRWSGFLLSTLNKDLALASGFSPKREQLILTIALAVVVAVAIKVVGVLLIVAMLIIPAATARPFSQTPEMMVILAALIGSSASVIGLRASYLLDTPTGPTMVCIATGLFILSSTIWSVRHKLRASKERRQET from the coding sequence ATGTTGGATGATTTTCTTTGGCGCGCAGGTTTAGCTGGTGTTGGTGTAACGTTGGCAGCGGCGCCTTTAGGATGCTTTATTGTTTGGCGCCGCATGGCTTACTTCGGTGATGCAACAGCTCATGCTTCCATGCTAGGCGTCGCATTGTCGCTCTCTTTTTCACTTCCGATATTCCCAGGCGTATTGTTTATTGCGTTACTCATGGCTATCACGGTTACTTCGTTCACTGGTCGAGGGTTCGCGATGGATACGCTGTTAGGGGTAATGGCGCATTCGGCACTAGCGTTTGGCCTGGTGGCTGTTTCTTTTCTCTCCGGCATTCGAATGGATTTGATGGCCTACTTGTTTGGCGACATTCTGGCCGTAAGCAAAGCGGATTTACTGATTATCTGGACAGGCACGGTATTAGTGATTGGCTTGATTCGATTGCGTTGGTCTGGGTTTCTTCTATCGACGCTAAATAAAGATCTTGCATTGGCGAGTGGTTTTTCACCAAAACGAGAGCAACTGATTCTGACTATCGCGCTTGCCGTAGTGGTCGCCGTGGCCATTAAAGTGGTGGGCGTATTGCTGATTGTCGCCATGCTTATCATTCCAGCAGCAACGGCTCGGCCATTTAGTCAAACGCCTGAAATGATGGTGATACTTGCTGCGCTGATTGGCAGTAGTGCCAGTGTGATTGGTCTACGCGCCTCTTATCTTCTAGATACCCCGACAGGGCCAACAATGGTTTGTATCGCAACTGGGTTATTTATTTTATCGAGCACTATTTGGAGCGTCCGACATAAGTTGCGAGCAAGCAAAGAACGTCGACAAGAAACATAA
- a CDS encoding ATP-binding cassette domain-containing protein produces the protein MLISSQALSVRFGQHLILDRVNMSVNQGEIVTIVGPNGSGKSTLLKTLIGSVLPTSGHVMRADNLKIGYVPQRLHIDETLPMTVNRFLTLPLRHSKLAIQEALRRAGVERLEKQQLMSLSGGQLQRVLLARALLEEPSLLLLDEATQGLDQRGTVGFYQQIDAIRQESGCAVIMVSHDLHVVMKRTDRVICLNGRVCCEGIPETVSQSPEYKALFGLDDDDVLGVYRHQNVAHNSRRGSSHVG, from the coding sequence ATGTTGATTTCTTCACAAGCGTTGTCTGTCAGGTTTGGGCAACACCTGATTTTAGATCGGGTCAACATGTCGGTTAATCAGGGCGAAATCGTAACGATTGTAGGGCCCAATGGTTCTGGGAAATCAACGTTATTAAAAACCTTAATTGGGTCGGTGCTTCCAACGAGTGGTCACGTGATGCGTGCTGATAACTTGAAGATAGGCTACGTACCACAAAGACTTCACATTGATGAAACTTTGCCGATGACGGTGAATCGATTTTTAACACTACCATTGCGTCATTCAAAACTGGCTATTCAGGAAGCGTTAAGGCGGGCAGGTGTTGAAAGGTTGGAGAAACAGCAACTGATGTCCTTATCCGGCGGACAATTGCAACGAGTTTTACTAGCTCGTGCATTGCTAGAAGAACCATCACTATTGCTGCTTGATGAAGCGACTCAAGGGCTCGACCAACGAGGAACTGTGGGATTTTATCAACAAATCGATGCAATTCGTCAGGAGAGCGGCTGTGCTGTAATTATGGTCAGCCATGATCTGCATGTGGTGATGAAACGAACCGACCGAGTTATCTGTTTAAACGGTCGAGTATGTTGTGAAGGCATTCCGGAAACGGTTAGCCAATCTCCAGAATACAAAGCACTTTTTGGCCTAGACGATGATGATGTCCTTGGTGTTTATCGACATCAGAACGTCGCACACAATTCTCGCAGAGGTTCATCACATGTTGGATGA